One region of Vigna angularis cultivar LongXiaoDou No.4 chromosome 10, ASM1680809v1, whole genome shotgun sequence genomic DNA includes:
- the LOC108320909 gene encoding uncharacterized protein LOC108320909, producing MDFDDLEEAPVKAASRVSKFAPKSSKLKPKPKVVPGPKTEPQPQPQPEPSISKPEPQEFVATVKKNEDGVATVSPIHIKPELNTDVQMETEPKSEPEDEAEAGRDDPMDEDTPEDTVIREIDVFFTPSIDAETQLYVFQYPLRPSWRPYDIDDRCEEVRLKPESSEVELDLPIEMESSNIDREFANKHNVTKQTYSTSWKPPRAGGQAATAAGLLMGDKLHLHPIHAVVQLRPKLYHLNSGGSKRKNVTSAGANATVKIEGSNEEKPVATSKKQNKPTEPSIEQKNDEDENWLPLKYHSCKSDLSSRYLEQMMGQESSPINFTMRASDYVTALCPGGTSNNLSKAPSKRDLLSLPVEERLKKMLKTYTPQRFSAIKHFAPEYSEEEILKFLQQHAILLWGLWTAKSSLLYPNGGAESLARDYVLLMFSKNLKVQSSDMNVRGELTTHVKEFLKQFGLETANLDKSAGEPKPYWKFKERPDESFRKLYPDIVEKQERLFKGLEQHLPGLVSNAGKRKIGKSAVANQGVNNEALKSASSDQGRTSLAGVSTGKMTMSNETRHALPIALKKLFQTNKVCSFKVICQGLREMAVSKAMLSKGDSKIAVDAAHSLDGPHNELMAVINEVSCEIHGYYVLKSSQDDPFRDVVIDMLRGSGPNAKLKKAEILEAARRKLGREVPNNEYNKVMSELCVSKGSVWVLRNGDGSNQ from the exons ATGGACTTCGACGACTTAGAAGAAGCGCCAGTGAAGGCCGCTTCTAGAGTCTCCAAGTTCGCGCCAAAATCATCGAAGCTCAAACCTAAACCAAAAGTGGTACCTGGCCCCAAAACTGAACCTCAACCCCAACCCCAACCCGAACCATCTATCTCCAAACCAGAGCCTCAAGAATTCGTTGCAACTGTCAAAAAGAACGAAGATGGCGTAGCAACAGTGTCACCAATTCATATAAAGCCTGAACTCAACACCGATGTCCAAATGGAAACGGAACCGAAATCTGAACCCGAGGACGAAGCAGAAGCAGGGCGAGATGATCCCATGGACGAAGATACTCCCGAAGACACAGTTATACGCGAAATTGACGTTTTCTTCACACCTTCTATTGATGCCGAGACTCAG TTGTATGTTTTTCAGTATCCCTTGAGACCTAGTTGGCGACCTTACGACATAGATGACAGATGCGAAGAG GTAAGGTTGAAACCAGAGAGTTCAGAAGTGGAGCTTGATTTACCCATTGAAATGGAGTCAAGTAATATTGACAGAGAGTTTGCCAACAAACACAACGTCACCAAGCAG actTATTCAACTTCATGGAAGCCACCTCGTGCAGGTGGACAAGCTGCAACTGCTGCTGGGCTTCTTATGGGagataag TTACACCTGCATCCAATTCATGCAGTTGTGCAGCTTCGACCAAAATTATATCATCTGAATTCTGGTGGTTCAAAAAGGAAGAATGTCACCTCAGCTGGGGCAAATGCTACAGTCAAAATTGAGGGCTCTAATGAAGAAAAGCCTGTTGCTACATCAAAGAAGCAG AATAAGCCAACTGAACCATCTATTGAGCAAAAGAATGATGAGGATGAG AACTGGCTACCTCTTAAGTACCATAGCTGCAAGAGTGATCTCTCCTCTAGATATTTGGAGCAAATGATGGGACAAGAAAGTTCTCCTATAAACTTCACAATGAGAGC GTCTGATTATGTTACCGCACTGTGTCCTGGAGGAACCAGCAACAATTTATCAAAGGCTCCTTCTAAAAG GGATCTACTATCATTACCCGTGGAAGAGCGACTTAAGAAAATGCTGAAG ACATATACACCACAGCGTTTCAGTGCTATAAAACACTTTGCTCCTGAATATTCCGAGGAGGAAATTCTAAAATTCCTACAGCAACATGCAATATTGTTGTGGGGACTATGGACTGCAAAAAGTTCATTGCTATATCCTAATGGTGGCGCAGAATCTTTGGCCAGAGATTATGTCTTACTAATGTTTAGCAAGAATTTGAAAGTTCAGTCTTCTGATATGAATGTTCGAGGTGAACTTACTACTCATGTGAAGGAGTTCCTGAAGCAATTTGGCTTGGAAACAGCTAATCTTGATAAATCTGCTGGAGAACCAAAACCTTACTGGAAATTCAAAGAGCGACCTGATGAGTCATTCAGAAAACTCTATCCAGATATTGTTGAAAAACAGGAAAGACTTTTCAAAGGTTTGGAACAACATTTACCTGGTCTTGTATCAAATGCTGGAAAAcgtaaaattggtaaaagtgCTGTAGCAAACCAAGGTGTAAACAATGAGGCTCTTAAATCAGCAAGTTCTGATCAAGGGAGAACAAGTCTGGCTGGAGTGTCTACTGGGAAAATGACCATGTCAAATGAAACCCGACATGCTCTACCAATTGCCCTCAAGAAGCTTTTTCAGACTAACAAAGTTTGCAG TTTCAAAGTGATATGCCAAGGATTGCGTGAGATGGCAGTTTCCAAAGCCATGCTTTCAAAGGGAGATTCTAAAATTGCTGTGGATGCGGCTCACAGTCTTGATGGTCCACATAATGAGTTAATGGCAGTCATAAATGAAGTTTCATGTGAAATCCATGGTTATTATGTATTGAAATCATCACAAGATGATCCATTCAG AGATGTTGTAATTGATATGCTTCGTGGAAGTGGACCCAATGCCAAGCTCAAGAAGGCTGAGATACTTGAAGCTGCAAGGAGAAAACTGGGTAGAGAGGTCCCTAACAACGAATATAAcaag GTCATGAGTGAGTTATGTGTTTCAAAAGGTTCTGTTTGGGTCTTGAGAAACGGTGATGGAAGTAACCAATGA